One region of Gymnogyps californianus isolate 813 chromosome 28, ASM1813914v2, whole genome shotgun sequence genomic DNA includes:
- the LOC127026530 gene encoding LOW QUALITY PROTEIN: feather keratin Cos2-3-like (The sequence of the model RefSeq protein was modified relative to this genomic sequence to represent the inferred CDS: deleted 2 bases in 1 codon): MSLSENYYFRKGPLGLGQCRSTIKGSPTLCSLIHFSRLLLLGNQLHLWPTGMSCSNQCQPCQPCGPTPLANSCNEACVRQCQDSTVVIEPSPVVVILPGPILSSFPQNTVVGSSTSAAVGSILSSNGVPITSGCCDLSCITSRYCRRCPPC; the protein is encoded by the exons ATGAGCTTGTCAGAAAATTATTACTTCCGCAAAGGG CCTCTGGGCCTTGGGCAGTGCAGGAGTACTATAAAAGGCAGCCCAACTCTCTGCTCTCTCATCCACTTCTCTCGCCTCCTTCTCCTTGGCAATCAG ctgcacctCTGGCCCACAGGCATGTCCTGCTCCaaccagtgccagccctgccagccctgcggcccgaccccgctggccaacagctgcaatgaggcctgtgtcaggcagtgccaggactcCACCGTCGTCATCGAGCCCTCTCCCGTGGTGGTGATTCTtcccggccccatcctcagctccttcccacagaacaccgttgtgggctcctccacctccgctgccgttggcagcatcctcagcagTAACGGAGTCCCCATCACCTCTGGGTGCTGTGACCTCTCCTGTATCACCAGCCGCTACTGCAGAAGGTGCCCCCCTTGCTAA
- the LOC127026493 gene encoding LOW QUALITY PROTEIN: feather keratin Cos2-3-like (The sequence of the model RefSeq protein was modified relative to this genomic sequence to represent the inferred CDS: deleted 2 bases in 1 codon), translating to MSLSENYYFRKGPLGLGQCRSTIKGSPTLCSLIHFSRLLLLGNQLHLWPTGMSCSNQCQPCQPCGPTPLANSCNEACVRQCQDSTVVIEPSPVVVILPGPILSSFPQNTVVGSSTSAAVGSILSSNGVPITSGCCDLSCITSRYCGSRRCPPC from the exons ATGAGCTTGTCAGAAAATTATTACTTCCGCAAAGGG CCTCTGGGCCTTGGGCAGTGCAGGAGTACTATAAAAGGCAGCCCAACTCTCTGCTCTCTCATCCACTTCTCTCGCCTCCTTCTCCTTGGCAATCAG ctgcacctCTGGCCCACAGGCATGTCCTGCTCCaaccagtgccagccctgccagccctgcggcccgaccccgctggccaacagctgcaatgaggcctgtgtcaggcagtgccaggactcCACCGTCGTCATCGAGCCCTCTCCCGTGGTGGTGATTCTtcccggccccatcctcagctccttcccacagaacaccgttgtgggctcctccacctccgctgccgttggcagcatcctcagcagTAACGGAGTCCCCATCACCTCTGGGTGCTGTGACCTCTCCTGTATCACCAGCCGCTACTGCGGCAGCAGAAGGTGCCCTCCTTGCTAA